One Petrotoga sibirica DSM 13575 genomic window carries:
- a CDS encoding diacylglycerol kinase family protein, giving the protein MNKNDENRSLKSSFSYALKGLIEIYKTQRNFRIQSLIGLIVLIVAIFANLTQVEFILLIFTVMLVLIMETVNTVTEKLLDFLHPFYSSSVKIIKDVSAASVFITSIFAVAIGIIIFGRAFFNLNPKYGIILAIVFLLFLNLCGFIYKKREK; this is encoded by the coding sequence ATGAATAAAAATGATGAAAATAGGAGCCTAAAAAGTAGTTTTTCTTACGCATTGAAAGGGCTCATTGAAATTTATAAAACTCAAAGAAATTTTAGAATACAAAGTTTAATAGGGTTGATAGTGTTAATTGTTGCTATTTTTGCCAACTTAACTCAAGTAGAGTTTATACTTTTAATATTCACAGTTATGCTAGTGTTGATCATGGAAACAGTGAATACCGTAACAGAGAAACTGTTGGATTTTCTTCATCCTTTTTATAGTTCGTCGGTAAAGATAATCAAAGATGTTTCTGCTGCATCGGTTTTTATAACTTCTATCTTCGCTGTTGCGATCGGAATAATTATATTCGGTCGCGCTTTTTTCAATCTAAATCCTAAATATGGTATAATCTTAGCAATAGTTTTTTTGCTTTTCTTAAATTTATGTGGTTTTATTTATAAAAAAAGAGAAAAATAA
- a CDS encoding 2-oxoacid:acceptor oxidoreductase family protein — protein sequence MSSSISTPNSVRFSGEAGQGNILMGIIFAKALVKEGFWVVQSQHYGAQVRGGLSYCDVLFDQEPIDYPEAENFDILYLMHDVGLSHIGNLKRNGILLYDEKFVENIPQYVERITKKIIKVPASQIAIEELSNKNVANMIGLGVLCSVTEVISLERLIEEVNLNVSESYLEIDEKALKIGYALYKKRYPLESTKMYKKLGKGYE from the coding sequence GTGAGTAGTTCAATAAGTACACCTAATTCGGTGAGATTCAGTGGAGAAGCCGGTCAAGGTAACATCTTAATGGGAATAATATTTGCAAAAGCATTGGTAAAAGAAGGATTTTGGGTAGTTCAATCTCAACATTATGGTGCCCAAGTGAGAGGTGGACTTTCTTATTGTGATGTGCTTTTCGATCAAGAACCTATAGATTATCCTGAAGCTGAAAATTTTGATATATTGTATTTGATGCACGATGTTGGTTTAAGTCATATTGGGAATCTCAAAAGAAATGGCATTTTATTATACGATGAAAAATTTGTTGAAAATATACCTCAGTATGTAGAAAGGATTACCAAAAAAATAATCAAAGTCCCAGCTTCACAAATAGCTATAGAAGAATTATCAAACAAAAATGTGGCTAACATGATAGGGTTAGGGGTCCTTTGTTCAGTAACTGAGGTAATTAGTTTGGAAAGGCTTATAGAAGAAGTCAATTTGAACGTATCAGAAAGTTACTTAGAAATTGATGAAAAAGCTCTCAAAATTGGTTATGCTTTATATAAAAAAAGGTATCCTTTAGAGTCAACTAAAATGTATAAAAAATTAGGGAAAGGTTATGAATAA
- a CDS encoding 2-oxoacid:ferredoxin oxidoreductase subunit beta, with translation MPVERYFKYLRKDRMTHVWCPGCGNGIIMKSFVEAVDNLSLDKNKVAVVSGIGCSSRATGYLDFNTMHTLHGRAVAFATGVKLAKPEFNVVVMGGDGDILAIGGNHFIHACRRNMDLTVIIFNNSIYGMTGGQYSPETPPGTYASTSPYGNLENNFDAVDLAITSGATYVARSTVFHYMLSVKYIENALKHKGMSVVEIVTNCHTYYGRYNKMTGPTKMLRYFKDNSVILSKAKNMYENDLKDKIIIGEFLKVEKEGYVDRYEKLRKKLVSQEVSPK, from the coding sequence ATGCCTGTAGAAAGATACTTTAAGTATTTAAGAAAAGATAGAATGACCCATGTATGGTGTCCTGGATGTGGTAATGGAATAATAATGAAAAGTTTTGTGGAAGCGGTCGATAATTTAAGTTTAGATAAAAACAAAGTGGCAGTTGTATCAGGTATAGGATGTTCTTCAAGAGCTACAGGGTACCTTGACTTTAACACTATGCACACACTCCACGGAAGGGCTGTGGCCTTTGCAACAGGAGTTAAACTAGCAAAGCCAGAGTTTAATGTGGTAGTAATGGGAGGAGATGGAGATATACTGGCAATAGGTGGAAATCATTTTATTCACGCTTGCCGTAGAAACATGGATCTAACTGTTATTATCTTCAACAATTCTATTTATGGCATGACAGGCGGGCAATATTCACCTGAAACACCTCCTGGGACTTACGCTTCAACTTCCCCTTATGGGAATTTAGAAAACAATTTTGATGCTGTTGATCTTGCAATAACCTCGGGTGCCACTTACGTAGCTAGATCAACCGTTTTTCATTACATGTTATCCGTTAAATACATAGAAAACGCCTTAAAACACAAAGGTATGTCGGTTGTTGAGATTGTTACAAATTGCCATACTTATTATGGAAGATACAATAAAATGACGGGACCTACTAAAATGTTGCGATATTTCAAAGATAACTCTGTCATACTAAGCAAAGCTAAAAATATGTATGAAAATGACTTGAAAGATAAGATTATAATAGGTGAATTTCTGAAAGTTGAAAAAGAAGGCTACGTTGACAGGTATGAAAAATTAAGGAAAAAATTGGTTTCACAGGAGGTATCACCAAAGTGA
- a CDS encoding deoxycytidylate deaminase, translating into MGKKDEVENYLQNKNFNSPNLFKKRKDWDKYFMEVADLVSKRSTCLHRKVGAVIVKEKRILATGYNQPPSGFPHCDDIGCIRDDLSIKSGENQEICYGLHAEQNALMQAAKFGISTDNASIYITHQPCSVCARLIINAGIKKVYYREGYPDSLTKLFFDTCNIQTKVVE; encoded by the coding sequence TTGGGAAAAAAGGATGAAGTTGAAAATTATTTGCAGAATAAAAATTTTAATAGTCCCAACTTATTCAAAAAAAGGAAAGATTGGGACAAATATTTTATGGAAGTAGCGGATTTGGTAAGTAAAAGATCAACCTGTTTGCATAGAAAAGTAGGAGCAGTAATTGTAAAGGAAAAAAGGATCTTAGCAACCGGTTACAATCAACCGCCGTCCGGTTTTCCTCACTGTGATGATATAGGTTGCATAAGGGACGATTTAAGTATAAAAAGTGGAGAAAACCAAGAAATTTGTTATGGTCTTCATGCAGAACAAAATGCCTTGATGCAAGCTGCTAAATTTGGTATTAGTACTGATAACGCATCAATTTATATCACCCACCAACCATGTTCTGTATGTGCTAGGTTGATAATAAACGCTGGAATAAAAAAGGTTTATTATAGAGAAGGTTATCCGGATAGTCTAACAAAACTGTTTTTTGATACTTGCAACATACAAACAAAAGTTGTTGAATGA
- the hemW gene encoding radical SAM family heme chaperone HemW, protein MNSNYIALYLHIPFCVRRCLYCDYVSTTDLSLKEEYFNALYKEIALKGKKLKDRKVRTIYFGGGTPSFVEEEFIFQTFRTLQEHLDLSNLEEFTIEVNPESVNEKKVHFYKEIGINRISMGFQSTSDKILKTVGRSHDFNKELESYKLLTSFYDNINIDFIVGLPYENFDTVNSNLEFIEKMKPSHISYYLLDSSHDTPLKHFLEIKEMKLPEDDLVYDLLDYIYDQFEKSEYNRYEISSWSLPNKECIHNLFYWYNLDYVGFGVSAGGYINKKRYVNTSDVKAYITQLNDDKLPYRTKKLNDEFAELLETLFMSLRLTKGITYDSLVQRFSKNLVDNVLNQLKNNLEEYISIDDSIKLTTKGLNFSRLVFEKLLDIAPT, encoded by the coding sequence TTGAATTCTAATTATATTGCATTATATTTACACATACCTTTTTGTGTGAGGAGATGCCTTTATTGTGACTATGTATCTACAACCGATTTATCTTTAAAAGAAGAATATTTTAACGCATTATACAAAGAAATCGCTTTGAAAGGTAAAAAATTAAAAGATAGGAAAGTTAGAACGATTTATTTTGGAGGTGGAACCCCGTCTTTTGTTGAGGAAGAATTTATTTTTCAAACTTTTCGTACATTACAAGAACATCTTGATCTTTCTAATTTAGAAGAATTCACGATAGAGGTAAATCCAGAAAGTGTTAATGAGAAAAAAGTACATTTTTATAAGGAAATAGGAATCAACAGAATATCAATGGGGTTTCAAAGTACTTCTGATAAGATATTAAAAACTGTTGGAAGATCTCATGATTTTAATAAAGAATTAGAATCTTATAAACTTTTGACGTCTTTTTATGATAATATAAATATAGATTTTATCGTCGGATTACCATATGAAAATTTCGATACGGTTAATAGTAATTTGGAATTTATAGAAAAGATGAAACCTTCTCATATTTCTTATTATTTATTGGATTCTTCACATGATACTCCCTTAAAACATTTTCTTGAAATCAAGGAAATGAAACTTCCGGAAGATGACTTGGTATACGACCTCCTTGATTATATCTATGATCAATTTGAGAAATCTGAATATAATAGATATGAAATTTCAAGTTGGTCGTTACCCAACAAAGAATGTATTCACAATCTGTTTTATTGGTATAACTTAGATTATGTTGGATTTGGAGTTTCTGCTGGAGGGTATATCAACAAAAAAAGATATGTGAATACTTCAGATGTTAAAGCATATATTACACAATTAAATGATGATAAGCTTCCATATCGGACAAAAAAGTTGAATGACGAGTTTGCTGAGTTGTTAGAAACACTATTTATGTCTTTGAGGCTAACAAAAGGAATAACTTATGATTCTTTGGTTCAAAGATTCTCTAAAAATTTGGTTGACAATGTCTTAAATCAGTTAAAAAATAATTTGGAAGAATATATATCTATAGATGATTCTATTAAATTAACTACAAAAGGTTTAAACTTTTCAAGGTTAGTTTTTGAGAAGTTATTAGATATAGCTCCAACATAA
- the gatB gene encoding Asp-tRNA(Asn)/Glu-tRNA(Gln) amidotransferase subunit GatB: MMYKTIIGLEIHAQLLTKSKAFCSCSTEHYEAEPNINICPVCTGQPGTLPVLNEEALKLAIKAGLILNGRINKFSRFDRKNYFYPDLPKGYQITQYFHPIVSGGYIDVEGKKIRIRRMHMEEDTAKMLHEGDQISYAQESLIDFNRAGIPLLEIVTEPDIETPKQARIFMEKLRNLLRYADISTGDMEKGALRCDANISILNQKNEEISKRVEIKNINSFKFVEKALEYERDRIINNLEEGRELIQETRGWDANKKETFSMRTKEEEMDYRYFPEPDLPILILNDELIETVKKLIPEMPEEKTKRFVAQYNIPEYDAQILSSDKELADYYERCVELTKDAKFVSNFILTELLREMKENEDSIENVKIKPEHFAELKMLLDTNTISTKIAKDIFPQMYRTGDSPKLIVEKKGLKQIENEDELRKIIENVLKENPDSVEKYKNGKKKLLGFFVGEVMKQTKGKANPQKTNEILNELLEDN; this comes from the coding sequence ATTATGTATAAAACCATTATAGGATTAGAAATACACGCCCAATTACTAACAAAATCCAAAGCCTTTTGTTCATGTAGTACAGAGCATTATGAAGCTGAGCCGAATATTAATATTTGTCCAGTATGTACAGGCCAACCTGGAACGTTGCCGGTATTAAACGAGGAAGCGCTTAAACTTGCGATAAAAGCTGGATTAATATTAAATGGACGTATAAATAAGTTTTCTAGGTTCGATAGAAAGAATTATTTTTACCCCGATTTGCCAAAGGGTTATCAAATTACGCAGTATTTTCATCCCATAGTAAGTGGAGGATACATAGACGTTGAAGGCAAAAAGATAAGAATAAGAAGGATGCATATGGAAGAAGATACGGCTAAGATGCTTCATGAAGGGGATCAGATTTCCTATGCTCAAGAAAGTTTAATCGATTTTAATAGGGCAGGCATACCTCTTTTAGAAATTGTAACCGAGCCGGATATAGAGACTCCTAAACAGGCAAGGATATTTATGGAGAAATTAAGAAATTTGCTTAGATACGCTGATATTTCAACGGGTGATATGGAAAAAGGAGCTTTGAGATGTGATGCAAATATTTCTATTCTTAACCAAAAAAACGAAGAAATAAGTAAAAGGGTAGAGATTAAGAATATAAACTCATTCAAATTTGTAGAAAAAGCGTTAGAATATGAAAGAGATAGGATTATTAATAATTTAGAAGAAGGTAGGGAGTTAATACAAGAAACGAGAGGGTGGGATGCCAACAAAAAAGAGACATTTTCGATGAGAACAAAAGAAGAAGAGATGGACTACAGATATTTTCCTGAACCAGATCTCCCCATCCTAATTTTGAACGATGAACTTATTGAAACAGTAAAAAAACTCATTCCTGAAATGCCAGAAGAGAAGACTAAAAGGTTTGTTGCACAGTACAACATACCTGAATATGACGCACAAATTCTCTCTTCAGACAAAGAGTTAGCTGATTATTATGAAAGATGCGTAGAATTGACTAAGGATGCCAAATTTGTTAGTAATTTTATCTTAACTGAGTTATTAAGAGAGATGAAAGAAAATGAGGATAGTATCGAAAATGTAAAAATTAAACCCGAGCATTTTGCGGAATTAAAAATGCTTTTAGATACAAATACAATTTCAACAAAGATCGCTAAAGATATTTTTCCCCAGATGTATAGAACAGGTGATAGCCCCAAACTGATCGTTGAAAAGAAAGGCTTAAAACAAATAGAAAATGAAGATGAGTTAAGAAAAATAATTGAAAATGTTTTAAAAGAAAATCCCGATAGTGTTGAAAAGTATAAGAATGGTAAAAAGAAACTTTTGGGATTTTTTGTTGGCGAAGTTATGAAGCAAACAAAGGGCAAAGCTAACCCTCAAAAAACGAACGAAATACTCAATGAATTACTTGAAGATAATTGA
- the gatA gene encoding Asp-tRNA(Asn)/Glu-tRNA(Gln) amidotransferase subunit GatA, with amino-acid sequence MTIDDLVGKNVIEESIKKIYEKDKEINSVLRIEKVEGNKDGDYFGIPFLVKDNILVEGTKTTNGSKILENYNSPYTATAVERLLKAGFTVVGKTNMDEFAMGNTNEHSAFGAVRNPKDLARVPGGSSGGSAAAVAAGYVPFSLGSDTGGSVRQPAAFCGVVGFKPSYGMISRYGLTAFSSSLDQIGVFANNVKDVRTVTEIMKGKDPKDSTTLEHDKDLVKDVDIDLSKTKICIPKVVYHENADNNVIKQFERAINFLRSKGAIVDVKDIPELEYSVAIYYIIAPAEASSNLSRYDGVKYGLRNDALGLNRMYKSTREVGFGMEVKRRIMMGTFNLSSLYYDQYYSKASKVRKLLSDKIKEVLNDYNLIMTPTSPVLPPKIGEKLKPLDYYLMDIFTIPANLNGSPAISIPFGDVQGLPFGIQFIGRYMKDEELLTIADNFFKETSRELKNYV; translated from the coding sequence AAGTATCAAAAAGATTTATGAAAAAGATAAAGAAATAAATTCAGTTTTGAGAATAGAAAAGGTTGAAGGGAATAAAGATGGCGACTATTTTGGCATACCTTTTTTGGTCAAGGATAACATTTTAGTTGAAGGAACTAAAACAACAAACGGTTCTAAAATCCTTGAAAATTATAATTCTCCTTATACCGCAACTGCCGTTGAAAGGCTTTTAAAAGCAGGTTTTACAGTGGTAGGGAAAACTAATATGGACGAGTTTGCCATGGGTAATACCAACGAACATTCAGCCTTTGGAGCTGTAAGAAATCCTAAGGATTTGGCACGAGTCCCGGGGGGTAGTAGTGGAGGTTCAGCTGCAGCTGTAGCAGCAGGGTACGTTCCATTTTCTCTAGGATCCGATACCGGAGGCTCAGTAAGACAGCCCGCCGCTTTTTGTGGTGTTGTTGGATTTAAGCCGTCATACGGTATGATATCACGATACGGTTTAACCGCTTTTTCATCTTCATTGGATCAAATAGGTGTTTTTGCAAATAATGTTAAGGACGTTAGAACTGTTACAGAAATTATGAAAGGAAAAGATCCCAAGGATTCAACCACGTTGGAGCACGATAAAGATCTGGTAAAAGATGTAGATATAGATTTATCCAAAACCAAAATTTGCATTCCAAAGGTTGTTTACCATGAAAATGCAGATAATAATGTAATAAAACAATTTGAAAGGGCTATTAACTTTTTGAGAAGCAAAGGAGCAATAGTTGACGTAAAAGACATACCGGAACTTGAATATTCAGTAGCAATTTATTATATAATAGCCCCTGCTGAAGCTTCATCCAATCTTTCAAGATACGATGGTGTCAAATATGGGTTGAGGAACGATGCCTTAGGTTTGAATAGAATGTATAAATCTACTAGAGAAGTTGGTTTTGGTATGGAAGTAAAAAGAAGAATAATGATGGGAACTTTTAATCTATCTTCTCTTTATTACGATCAATATTACTCAAAAGCCTCAAAAGTAAGAAAATTGTTGAGTGACAAAATAAAGGAAGTTTTAAACGATTATAATTTGATAATGACCCCCACATCTCCTGTTCTCCCACCAAAGATAGGGGAAAAGTTAAAACCTTTAGATTATTATTTAATGGATATTTTTACAATCCCTGCGAATTTAAATGGATCACCTGCCATAAGTATTCCTTTTGGTGATGTCCAAGGGTTACCTTTTGGTATACAATTCATTGGTCGATATATGAAGGATGAGGAATTATTAACTATAGCAGACAATTTCTTTAAAGAGACCTCCAGGGAGTTGAAAAATTATGTATAA